Proteins co-encoded in one Deltaproteobacteria bacterium PRO3 genomic window:
- a CDS encoding radical SAM protein: MGEAKILDRAVVRSAKIAWPVFQYLNGKFKDGKSFQPKWAPGPLLKSYEKTFPKLGFPRTTDSLCPGCVKEVREAIISGEKDYTELIHGNPGEIKAQIIERDGQIWMVKDCPKHGHFEDLMALDSKFLSRIERLFPGRDFKSPKTEVRNHGTSTIKYGRGSVLTVDLTNRCNMMCDPCFMDANQV, translated from the coding sequence ATGGGAGAAGCAAAGATTCTGGATCGCGCGGTAGTTCGCTCCGCGAAGATCGCCTGGCCGGTTTTTCAATACCTCAACGGCAAGTTCAAGGACGGCAAGTCCTTCCAACCCAAGTGGGCCCCCGGTCCGCTGCTGAAAAGCTACGAGAAGACCTTCCCCAAGCTGGGCTTTCCCCGCACCACCGATTCGCTCTGCCCGGGCTGCGTGAAGGAGGTTCGCGAGGCCATCATCAGCGGCGAAAAGGATTACACCGAGCTGATCCACGGCAATCCCGGCGAGATCAAGGCCCAGATCATCGAGCGCGATGGGCAGATCTGGATGGTCAAGGATTGTCCCAAGCACGGGCACTTCGAGGACCTGATGGCCCTCGACAGCAAGTTCCTGTCCCGGATCGAGCGGCTTTTCCCGGGTCGCGACTTCAAGTCGCCCAAGACCGAAGTCCGCAACCACGGCACCTCGACCATCAAGTACGGCCGCGGCTCGGTGCTCACCGTCGACCTGACCAACCGCTGCAACATGATGTGCGACCCTTGCTTCATGGACGCCAACCAAGTC
- a CDS encoding ArsR family transcriptional regulator, with protein sequence MSPESASKKYSVGLEKALDRFIESAGKISANMLGMVNKVGGQIYALLFLSREPLSLDDISEILQVSKGNVSVNIRLLEEFKLVKKIWVKGSRRDFYEANRDYPRKFLKGFFDRLREGVDESIRIINRCHVQFNEALEEIEPKSEQMEDAKFMLHQLDLLKMFYTAASQLFDDFYQGRDINTELLRRVILEE encoded by the coding sequence ATGTCTCCGGAGTCCGCCTCCAAAAAATATTCCGTCGGCCTCGAAAAGGCCTTGGACCGCTTCATCGAGAGCGCCGGCAAGATCTCCGCCAATATGCTGGGGATGGTCAACAAGGTCGGAGGCCAGATCTACGCCTTGCTGTTTCTCTCGCGCGAGCCGCTGTCCCTCGACGACATCTCCGAGATCCTCCAGGTCAGCAAGGGCAACGTCAGCGTCAACATTCGGCTGCTCGAAGAGTTCAAGCTGGTCAAGAAGATCTGGGTGAAGGGCAGCCGGCGCGACTTTTACGAGGCCAACCGCGACTATCCGCGCAAATTTCTCAAGGGCTTCTTCGACCGGCTGCGCGAAGGCGTCGACGAGAGCATCCGCATCATCAACCGCTGTCACGTACAATTCAACGAGGCGCTCGAAGAGATCGAGCCGAAGAGCGAGCAGATGGAGGACGCGAAATTCATGCTGCATCAGCTCGACCTGCTCAAGATGTTCTACACGGCGGCTTCCCAGCTCTTCGACGATTTCTACCAGGGGCGCGACATCAACACCGAGCTCCTCCGCCGCGTCATCCTCGAGGAATAA